A genomic region of Capra hircus breed San Clemente chromosome 21, ASM170441v1, whole genome shotgun sequence contains the following coding sequences:
- the LOC108638534 gene encoding ras-related protein Rap-2c-like — protein sequence MASLGLRPAKGYRVVLLGSVAVGKTALATQFACGSFPEQCEPSVEELFSKVIEVNAAPALLEIVDTVGADHLVTLKDLYIKNSDGFVVLYSVCSEASFEAVRPLRERMGRLRGPKAVPLVLVGTKADLDAQRQVLTSQGRALAREWRCPFLEVTAKSKLMVDQVFTQVVREMEALAPPEEVVPAVPTNAQETWPSERFIG from the coding sequence ATGGCGAGCCTGGGGCTGCGACCGGCCAAGGGGTACCGGGTGGTGCTGCTGGGCAGCGTGGCGGTGGGCAAGACGGCGCTCGCCACGCAGTTCGCCTGCGGCAGCTTCCCCGAGCAGTGCGAGCCGTCGGTGGAGGAGCTCTTCAGCAAGGTGATCGAGGTGAACGCGGCGCCCGCCCTTCTGGAGATCGTGGACACGGTGGGCGCCGATCACCTGGTCACCCTCAAGGACCTGTACATCAAGAACAGCGACGGCTTCGTGGTGCTCTACAGCGTGTGCAGCGAGGCCTCGTTCGAGGCGGTGCGGCCGCTGCGCGAGCGCATGGGCCGGCTGCGGGGGCCCAAGGCCGTGCCGCTGGTGCTCGTAGGCACCAAGGCCGACCTGGACGCCCAGCGCCAGGTGCTGACGTCTCAGGGCCGCGCGCTGGCCCGCGAGTGGCGGTGCCCGTTCCTGGAGGTCACGGCCAAGAGCAAACTGATGGTGGACCAGGTGTTCACGCAGGTGGTGCGCGAGATGGAGGCCCTGGCCCCGCCCGAGGAAGTGGTTCCGGCGGTCCCCACCAACGCGCAGGAGACGTGGCCGTCCGAAAGATTCATCGGCTGA